The Verrucomicrobium spinosum DSM 4136 = JCM 18804 genome includes a region encoding these proteins:
- the trmB gene encoding tRNA (guanosine(46)-N7)-methyltransferase TrmB, with protein MTPVFVPEDYFQHHDPHALFPETGDRPLELDLGCGDGTFLIEMATTHPERNFLGVERLIGRVEKTARRIEQRGLKNARVLRLETTYTLGWLLAAGSVSRLHLLCPDPWPKKKHHGRRLPNSTAFLESIERVLVPGGEFLLKSDDLPYYENALEALTQRPAMTRLDWPDGAFYYPTTDFEKQWMALGKPIYRARWKKD; from the coding sequence ATGACCCCTGTTTTTGTCCCCGAAGACTACTTCCAGCATCACGATCCCCACGCGCTCTTCCCGGAAACGGGAGACCGCCCCCTCGAGCTGGATCTGGGCTGTGGTGACGGCACGTTTTTGATTGAAATGGCCACCACCCACCCGGAGCGCAACTTCCTGGGGGTGGAGCGGCTCATTGGCCGGGTGGAGAAGACGGCCCGCCGGATCGAGCAGCGGGGGCTGAAAAACGCCCGGGTGCTCCGGCTGGAGACCACCTACACCCTTGGTTGGTTGCTCGCGGCCGGCAGTGTGAGCCGCCTGCACCTGCTCTGCCCGGATCCCTGGCCGAAGAAGAAACACCACGGCCGCCGCCTGCCCAACAGCACCGCCTTTCTTGAGTCCATCGAGCGAGTCCTCGTCCCGGGTGGGGAATTCCTGCTCAAGTCCGACGACCTGCCATACTACGAAAATGCCCTCGAAGCCCTGACCCAGCGTCCTGCCATGACCCGCCTGGACTGGCCAGACGGGGCGTTCTACTACCCCACGACCGACTTCGAAAAGCAGTGGATGGCCCTGGGGAAACCGATCTATCGGGCGAGGTGGAAGAAAGATTAA
- the ispG gene encoding (E)-4-hydroxy-3-methylbut-2-enyl-diphosphate synthase: MHPLQYCPDLYHYQRRETREVRVGKVGIGGGNPIRVQSMLTSDTRDTEACIQQTLDLVAVGCEIVRITAQTRPIAENLQNIKAGLLAAGCDVPLVADIHFKPDAAMEAAKWVEKVRVNPGNFVDKKKFAIREYTDDQYAEELGRIEEEFIPLVELCKAKDRAMRIGTNHGSLSDRIMNRYGDTPLGMVESALEFARVARQQDYHNFVFSMKASNPKVMIEAYRLLVARLNDLGGDWNYPIHLGVTEAGDGEDGRIKSAIGIGSLLADGIGDTVRVSLTEDAVYEIPVAQTLVKPYNDGVPARFEAVSNPPPVSYDPFEFERRPSSVLKVNGVSVGGHETMAVFTSRRKWDAVAHKIDKLGDFKPEVVVEDSEAVALDPRDDAAIAYVNSSTSPCLVTVKDGVNLPVIAAYRLLSARLEPRHPILLKDTFEPATEPKADFVPTLLSAATNIGSLLCDGIGDAILVQGEEAPGQSFRISYNILQAAGTRIFKTDYVACPSCGRTLFNLQTTTQKIRAATGHLKGVRIAVMGCIVNGPGEMADADFGYVGGAPDKINLYVGKTAVKFNIPEGEAVERLIDLIKEHNRWVDAPTAPVEAA; this comes from the coding sequence ATGCACCCGCTTCAGTACTGCCCCGATCTCTACCACTACCAGCGCCGTGAAACCCGGGAAGTCCGGGTGGGTAAGGTGGGCATCGGTGGCGGCAACCCGATCCGGGTGCAGTCCATGCTCACCTCCGACACGCGCGATACGGAGGCTTGCATCCAGCAGACGCTGGACCTCGTGGCGGTGGGGTGTGAGATCGTCCGCATCACCGCCCAGACGCGGCCTATTGCAGAGAATCTTCAGAACATCAAAGCGGGCCTCCTGGCCGCTGGCTGCGATGTCCCCTTGGTGGCCGACATTCACTTCAAGCCCGATGCTGCCATGGAGGCGGCCAAGTGGGTGGAAAAGGTGCGTGTGAACCCCGGCAACTTCGTGGACAAGAAGAAGTTCGCGATCCGCGAGTACACGGATGACCAGTACGCGGAGGAGCTGGGCCGCATCGAGGAGGAGTTCATCCCCCTCGTGGAGCTCTGCAAGGCCAAGGACCGCGCCATGCGCATCGGCACCAACCACGGGTCCCTGAGTGATCGTATCATGAACCGCTACGGCGACACGCCGCTGGGCATGGTGGAGAGCGCCCTGGAGTTCGCCCGTGTGGCGCGCCAGCAGGACTATCACAACTTCGTCTTCTCCATGAAGGCGAGCAATCCCAAGGTCATGATCGAAGCCTACCGCCTCCTCGTGGCCCGGCTCAATGACCTGGGGGGAGACTGGAACTACCCCATCCATCTCGGCGTGACCGAGGCGGGCGACGGTGAGGACGGCCGCATCAAAAGTGCCATCGGCATCGGCTCCCTCCTGGCAGACGGCATCGGTGACACGGTGCGCGTGAGCCTGACGGAGGACGCCGTGTATGAGATCCCCGTGGCCCAGACGCTGGTGAAGCCGTACAACGACGGCGTGCCCGCCCGCTTTGAGGCCGTGAGCAATCCGCCCCCGGTCAGCTATGATCCCTTTGAGTTCGAGCGCCGCCCGTCCTCAGTGTTGAAGGTGAATGGCGTGAGCGTGGGTGGCCACGAGACGATGGCCGTCTTCACCAGCCGCCGGAAGTGGGATGCGGTCGCCCACAAGATCGACAAGCTGGGCGACTTCAAGCCTGAGGTGGTGGTGGAGGACAGCGAGGCGGTCGCGCTCGATCCCCGTGATGATGCCGCCATCGCCTATGTCAACAGTTCCACCAGCCCGTGCCTGGTGACGGTGAAAGACGGGGTGAACCTCCCGGTGATCGCCGCCTACCGCCTGCTGTCCGCCCGCCTGGAACCCCGCCATCCCATCCTGCTGAAGGACACGTTTGAGCCTGCCACGGAGCCCAAGGCGGACTTCGTGCCCACACTGCTCAGTGCTGCCACGAACATCGGGTCCCTGCTGTGCGACGGTATTGGCGATGCCATCCTGGTGCAGGGTGAGGAGGCTCCCGGCCAGTCCTTCCGCATCTCCTACAACATCCTCCAGGCTGCGGGCACCCGCATTTTCAAGACAGACTATGTGGCCTGCCCAAGCTGCGGTCGCACGCTCTTCAACCTGCAGACCACCACGCAGAAGATCCGAGCCGCCACCGGTCACCTCAAAGGGGTGCGCATCGCCGTCATGGGCTGCATTGTGAACGGCCCCGGTGAAATGGCGGACGCCGACTTCGGCTACGTGGGCGGTGCGCCGGACAAGATCAACCTCTACGTCGGCAAGACCGCCGTGAAGTTCAACATCCCGGAAGGAGAGGCTGTGGAGCGCCTGATCGATCTGATCAAGGAGCACAACCGCTGGGTGGACGCCCCCACGGCCCCGGTGGAAGCCGCGTGA
- the rseP gene encoding RIP metalloprotease RseP, translated as MESVLNALHYAGIIFLVIMVFNLMILVHEWGHFLAARWRGLKVDKFQIWFGAPIWKKTYNGVQYGLGWIPAGGFVALPQMAPMEAIEGGSGEREQLPPISPLDKIIVAFAGPLFSFMLACLFAIVVFNVGKPEQEGMVTTTIGWVAPDSNAAKGGLKPGDKILEIDGRPVKTFGGLVDSVRWNVVSSENNPIPFLVERPGEPKPLLIPVTAEIVEKEKGSFFSFLFKRKQLREVGIAGKQTPMVAGTQENSPAAEAGIQATDLITSVDGKELLSLYQLGDYIEKNPSKPLELGILRDKGKPTEKQLTVNVTPRQPDIRPDDDKGRQLIGVIWDQNGLRQISHPRPWTQIRDALKTMGATISAIVSRKSEINMGHLSGPIGIGRAYYTLLDDPYGLQRVLWFSVVLNVNLAVMNLLPFPVLDGGHITMALFEWIRRRPINIRILEVVQMACVFLLLGFMVFVSMKDAGDMVGSGGKGDKREPKQEYRFLPANQRQTAAPAPGQ; from the coding sequence ATGGAATCAGTCCTCAACGCCCTCCATTACGCCGGCATCATCTTCCTCGTCATCATGGTGTTCAACCTGATGATTCTCGTCCACGAGTGGGGCCACTTCCTGGCAGCCCGCTGGCGGGGGCTGAAGGTGGACAAGTTTCAGATCTGGTTTGGTGCCCCCATCTGGAAGAAGACCTACAACGGCGTGCAGTACGGCCTGGGCTGGATCCCCGCTGGCGGATTCGTCGCCCTGCCACAGATGGCTCCCATGGAGGCCATTGAAGGCGGCAGCGGGGAGCGCGAGCAGCTTCCCCCGATCAGCCCCCTGGACAAGATCATCGTCGCCTTCGCCGGTCCGCTCTTCAGCTTCATGCTGGCCTGTTTGTTCGCCATCGTGGTGTTCAATGTGGGCAAGCCAGAGCAGGAGGGCATGGTCACCACCACCATCGGCTGGGTGGCCCCGGACAGCAACGCGGCCAAGGGCGGCCTCAAGCCCGGTGACAAGATCCTCGAAATCGACGGTCGCCCGGTGAAGACCTTTGGCGGCCTGGTGGACAGCGTCCGCTGGAATGTGGTCTCCAGTGAGAACAATCCCATCCCCTTCCTCGTGGAGCGTCCAGGTGAGCCCAAGCCCCTGTTGATCCCCGTGACGGCAGAGATTGTGGAGAAAGAAAAGGGGTCCTTCTTCTCCTTCCTCTTCAAGCGCAAGCAGCTCCGTGAGGTGGGCATCGCCGGGAAGCAGACGCCCATGGTCGCGGGCACCCAGGAGAACAGCCCCGCCGCCGAGGCGGGCATCCAGGCCACGGACCTCATCACCTCTGTGGACGGCAAGGAACTGCTGAGCCTCTACCAGTTGGGTGACTACATTGAGAAGAACCCCAGCAAGCCGCTGGAGCTGGGCATCCTGCGCGACAAGGGCAAACCCACAGAGAAGCAGCTGACCGTGAATGTCACCCCCCGTCAGCCGGACATCCGCCCGGACGACGACAAGGGCCGCCAGCTCATCGGCGTGATCTGGGATCAGAACGGGCTCCGTCAGATCTCCCACCCGCGTCCCTGGACACAGATCCGCGATGCGCTGAAGACCATGGGGGCCACCATCTCCGCCATCGTCTCCCGCAAGTCTGAGATCAACATGGGCCACCTGAGCGGCCCCATTGGCATCGGTCGCGCCTACTACACGCTGTTGGACGATCCGTATGGCCTGCAGCGCGTGCTCTGGTTTAGCGTGGTGCTGAATGTGAACCTGGCCGTGATGAACCTGCTGCCCTTCCCCGTGCTGGACGGCGGCCACATCACCATGGCGCTCTTTGAGTGGATCCGCCGCCGCCCCATCAACATCCGTATCCTGGAGGTGGTCCAGATGGCCTGTGTCTTCCTCCTGCTGGGCTTCATGGTCTTCGTGAGCATGAAGGACGCTGGCGACATGGTCGGCAGCGGGGGCAAGGGGGACAAACGAGAGCCCAAGCAGGAGTACCGCTTCCTCCCGGCCAACCAGCGCCAGACCGCCGCTCCGGCACCCGGCCAGTAA
- a CDS encoding dicarboxylate/amino acid:cation symporter gives MTSPASAVPATGTRKPFYKILYVQVIMAIVIGVLLGYFFPATGAAMKPLGDGFIRLIKMLIAPIIFCTVVVGIAGMEDMKKVGKTGGLALLYFEVVSTLALILGLVMINLVQPGKGMNKVATATDAASVAQYSDSDKMQSTTDFLMNIIPTSVVDAFAKGEILQVLLFAILFGFALHRFGGRGTLVFDLIEKTSHVLFGIVGIVMKVAPIGAFGAMAFTIGKYGVSSLWNLGGLMATFYATCLLFIFGVLGLIARLHGFSVWKFIKYIKEELLIVLGTSSSESVLPRIIAKLENLGVQKSTVGLVVPTGYSFNLDGTSIYLTMAAVFIAQATNTPLDLQHQITLLLVLLLTSKGAAGVTGSGFIVLAATLSAVGHVPVAGLAFILGIDRFMSEARALTNLVGNGVATIVVGKWCGEVDEAMLHRRLNNETEVEASTPEVVLDQKEAHMATDDAAPPAAPQS, from the coding sequence ATGACCAGCCCTGCATCCGCCGTCCCTGCGACGGGAACCCGGAAACCGTTCTACAAGATTCTCTACGTCCAGGTCATCATGGCCATCGTGATCGGCGTGCTGCTGGGGTATTTCTTCCCCGCCACCGGAGCCGCGATGAAGCCGCTGGGAGACGGGTTCATCCGGCTGATCAAGATGCTGATCGCCCCCATCATCTTTTGCACGGTGGTGGTCGGCATCGCCGGCATGGAGGACATGAAGAAGGTGGGCAAGACCGGCGGTCTGGCGCTGCTTTATTTTGAGGTCGTGAGCACCCTGGCTCTGATCCTGGGGCTGGTCATGATCAATCTTGTGCAACCCGGAAAGGGGATGAACAAGGTCGCGACGGCCACCGATGCCGCCTCTGTCGCCCAGTATTCGGATTCAGACAAGATGCAGTCCACGACGGACTTCTTGATGAACATCATCCCCACCAGTGTGGTGGATGCCTTTGCAAAAGGGGAGATCCTGCAGGTGCTTCTCTTTGCGATCCTTTTCGGCTTTGCGCTGCACCGTTTCGGTGGACGGGGCACCTTGGTGTTTGATTTGATTGAGAAGACTTCCCACGTTCTCTTTGGCATTGTTGGCATCGTCATGAAGGTCGCCCCCATTGGGGCATTTGGGGCCATGGCCTTCACCATCGGCAAGTACGGCGTCAGTTCCTTGTGGAATTTGGGCGGGCTCATGGCCACCTTCTATGCCACCTGCCTGCTCTTTATCTTTGGGGTGCTGGGGCTGATCGCGAGGCTGCACGGGTTCAGCGTCTGGAAGTTCATCAAGTACATCAAGGAAGAGCTGCTCATCGTGCTGGGCACCTCCTCCTCAGAGTCCGTCTTGCCGCGCATCATCGCCAAGCTGGAGAACCTGGGGGTGCAGAAGTCCACGGTGGGCCTGGTGGTGCCCACGGGGTACTCCTTCAATCTGGACGGCACCTCCATCTACCTGACCATGGCGGCGGTGTTCATCGCCCAGGCCACGAACACTCCGCTGGATTTGCAACACCAGATCACCCTGCTGCTGGTGCTGCTCCTCACTTCAAAGGGAGCCGCAGGCGTCACTGGGAGCGGGTTCATCGTGCTCGCCGCCACGCTCTCTGCCGTGGGCCATGTGCCGGTGGCCGGGCTGGCATTTATCTTGGGGATCGACCGCTTCATGTCTGAGGCGCGCGCCTTGACCAACCTCGTGGGGAATGGCGTGGCCACCATCGTGGTGGGCAAGTGGTGCGGTGAGGTGGATGAGGCGATGCTGCACCGCCGCCTCAACAATGAGACCGAGGTCGAGGCCAGCACCCCTGAGGTGGTGCTGGACCAGAAAGAGGCCCACATGGCGACTGATGACGCCGCGCCGCCCGCCGCCCCTCAGTCGTAA
- a CDS encoding SLC13 family permease produces MRLMQGDERPDQLVDEEGNLLEGGYGWRQRTGLLLGVVLLLATFVSPPLLGLSPSATKVAWLAVTMAVFWVTEALPIPATALFPLVLLPILGISPMKEAATAYADPIIYLFMGGFMLAIAMERWDLHRRIALNIIHAVGTKPRALILGFLLSGTFLSMWTSNSATAMMLLPIGISVHGLLRASQGAKGGTVEMGAALVLAIAYGANIGGMGTLIGTPPNAILKAFLAKTYGVELGFGQWMLIGVPLILLALPPVYLILTRFSFKVGTQELPGVKEELEIQRQGLGRITGPEWTVIGAFSLAIVLWVSREAWKAEVPKTPGASWPLGALLTDEVIAMGCASLLFFIPVDLKKGVFVLDWQSLKKLPWDVLVLFGGGLSLAAAFEKTQLVKAMASGLSVMASWPALAIVFLVVAVMIGATALTSNTATTTAFLPVIGALAVGIDQPAVLLCVPVAIAASADFALPVGTPPNAIAFGSGLVSLPRMVKAGLVVDLLFALLIPLVMWTFGRWAFRL; encoded by the coding sequence ATGCGCCTCATGCAAGGTGATGAACGTCCGGATCAGCTGGTGGATGAGGAGGGTAATCTGCTGGAAGGAGGGTATGGATGGCGTCAGCGGACCGGACTGCTGCTGGGGGTGGTGCTGTTGCTGGCGACCTTCGTGAGCCCCCCCTTGCTGGGATTGTCCCCCAGCGCGACCAAGGTGGCCTGGCTGGCCGTGACCATGGCGGTCTTTTGGGTCACGGAGGCACTGCCGATCCCGGCCACGGCATTGTTTCCGCTCGTGTTGCTGCCCATACTCGGCATCTCGCCCATGAAGGAGGCTGCTACAGCGTACGCCGATCCCATCATCTACCTGTTTATGGGCGGCTTTATGCTCGCCATCGCCATGGAGCGCTGGGATCTCCACCGGCGCATTGCGCTGAACATCATCCATGCCGTGGGAACAAAGCCGAGGGCGCTGATCCTGGGTTTCCTGCTGTCGGGCACGTTCCTCAGCATGTGGACGAGCAATTCTGCCACGGCCATGATGCTGTTGCCCATTGGCATCAGTGTGCATGGGCTGCTGCGCGCCAGTCAGGGGGCGAAAGGAGGCACGGTGGAGATGGGGGCGGCGTTGGTGCTGGCGATTGCCTACGGGGCCAACATCGGCGGCATGGGGACGCTCATCGGCACGCCGCCCAATGCCATTTTGAAGGCCTTCCTGGCCAAGACGTATGGCGTGGAGCTGGGCTTCGGGCAATGGATGCTCATCGGAGTGCCGCTCATTCTGCTGGCCCTGCCGCCCGTGTACTTGATCCTCACCCGGTTCAGTTTCAAGGTGGGGACGCAGGAGCTGCCGGGAGTGAAGGAGGAGCTGGAGATTCAGCGCCAGGGGCTGGGCCGCATCACCGGGCCGGAGTGGACGGTGATCGGGGCCTTTTCCCTCGCGATTGTGCTTTGGGTTTCGCGGGAGGCCTGGAAGGCGGAGGTGCCCAAGACGCCGGGTGCGAGCTGGCCTTTAGGGGCGCTGCTCACGGATGAAGTCATCGCCATGGGCTGCGCATCGCTGCTGTTCTTCATTCCCGTGGATTTGAAGAAAGGCGTCTTCGTCCTCGACTGGCAGAGCCTGAAAAAGCTGCCCTGGGATGTGCTGGTGCTCTTCGGGGGTGGATTGAGCCTGGCGGCTGCGTTTGAGAAAACCCAGCTCGTCAAAGCCATGGCCAGCGGTCTGTCGGTGATGGCCTCCTGGCCCGCTCTGGCGATCGTGTTCCTGGTGGTGGCCGTCATGATTGGTGCCACGGCCCTGACCAGCAACACGGCCACCACCACAGCTTTTCTCCCGGTGATCGGGGCTCTGGCGGTGGGGATCGATCAGCCGGCAGTGCTGCTCTGCGTGCCTGTCGCCATTGCGGCCAGTGCGGACTTTGCCCTCCCGGTGGGTACGCCGCCCAATGCGATTGCCTTTGGTTCCGGCCTGGTGAGCCTGCCGCGCATGGTGAAGGCCGGCCTGGTGGTGGACCTGCTCTTTGCCCTGCTCATTCCGCTGGTGATGTGGACCTTTGGGCGGTGGGCGTTTCGTTTGTGA
- a CDS encoding acyl-CoA thioesterase produces the protein MSSSDPLTPTIETREEVMFFDTDCGGVVHNIAYLRMIETARTRLAAKLGMALKEMAQTQVFPVVLRTEIDYRKPAVLADELVIHGRLDSVERVRFWCAFEMRRVVDNTLLITCRQSLALVQMPQGRPLRLPDDWTERYAHLVKAK, from the coding sequence ATGTCCTCCTCAGATCCCCTTACGCCCACCATCGAGACCCGTGAAGAGGTCATGTTCTTTGACACCGACTGCGGCGGCGTGGTGCACAACATCGCGTATCTGCGCATGATCGAGACTGCCCGCACCCGTCTGGCGGCCAAGCTGGGCATGGCCCTCAAGGAGATGGCACAGACCCAGGTGTTCCCCGTCGTGCTGCGCACGGAGATCGACTACCGCAAGCCAGCCGTGCTCGCCGATGAACTCGTCATCCACGGCCGCCTCGACAGCGTGGAACGCGTCCGCTTCTGGTGCGCCTTTGAGATGCGCCGTGTGGTGGACAACACCCTCCTCATCACCTGCCGGCAGTCACTCGCGCTCGTGCAGATGCCCCAAGGACGTCCTCTGCGCCTGCCAGATGACTGGACCGAGAGGTATGCGCATTTGGTAAAGGCAAAGTGA
- a CDS encoding AAA family ATPase, protein MLKILHLRGYRSLLDFRLSLSRLTVITGENGAGKSNVYRSLAMLQRLAEGRFAEAIAMEGGMPSLVWSGKRLQNEPVRVKWSLEHERFIYEMECGLVPLAPGAPTAFRTDPDVKQEELSLVPLQASGGSKSHKVHLVARRKGPMVELRSFDSGWEKSPLPLHTPESLISEVRDANRHPGPALARETLLSWRFYHQFRTDSESPLRRPLTGAWSPVLAHDGSNLAATLQTIMESGRGHLLEEAVQTAFPDLQWRPVDDQGRFQLQICRGSLKRWLDAHELSDGTLRYFCLCAALLGPKPPPLLVLNEPETSLHAELMPAVAQLIAQVPEETQIIVVTHSQALAAAIEERCSPCRRLDLVNAHGETRRAGDEGANRVWVFEENEGEE, encoded by the coding sequence ATGCTGAAGATCCTTCACCTGCGTGGTTACCGGTCGCTGCTGGACTTTCGGCTCAGCCTCTCCCGGCTGACGGTGATCACCGGGGAGAACGGGGCGGGGAAGTCGAATGTGTATCGCTCTCTGGCGATGTTGCAGAGGCTGGCGGAGGGGCGGTTTGCGGAAGCCATTGCCATGGAGGGCGGCATGCCCAGCCTGGTGTGGTCGGGCAAGCGTCTGCAAAATGAGCCGGTCAGGGTGAAGTGGTCACTGGAGCACGAGCGCTTCATCTATGAAATGGAATGCGGGCTGGTGCCGCTGGCCCCGGGTGCGCCCACCGCGTTTCGCACCGATCCTGATGTGAAGCAGGAGGAGCTCTCCCTGGTGCCGCTGCAGGCAAGTGGAGGCAGCAAGAGCCACAAGGTGCATCTGGTGGCCCGGCGCAAGGGACCCATGGTGGAGCTGCGCAGCTTTGACAGCGGTTGGGAGAAGTCACCGCTTCCCCTGCACACCCCCGAGTCTCTGATTTCAGAAGTTCGAGATGCCAACCGCCACCCTGGTCCGGCGCTGGCCCGGGAGACGTTGTTGTCGTGGCGGTTCTACCACCAGTTTCGCACCGATTCCGAGTCACCATTGCGACGCCCTTTGACCGGGGCTTGGTCGCCCGTGCTGGCGCATGACGGCTCCAACCTGGCGGCCACGCTGCAAACCATCATGGAATCGGGCCGGGGCCATCTGCTGGAAGAGGCTGTGCAGACCGCCTTTCCCGACCTGCAATGGCGTCCCGTGGATGACCAGGGGAGGTTCCAGTTGCAGATCTGCCGTGGTTCGCTGAAACGCTGGCTGGATGCGCACGAACTCTCCGACGGCACCTTGCGTTACTTCTGCCTCTGCGCCGCCCTGCTGGGCCCCAAGCCACCCCCGCTCCTGGTTTTGAACGAGCCCGAGACGAGCCTCCATGCAGAACTGATGCCAGCAGTGGCCCAACTCATCGCCCAAGTGCCTGAGGAGACTCAGATCATCGTCGTCACCCATTCCCAGGCGCTGGCCGCAGCCATCGAGGAGCGCTGCTCACCCTGCCGTCGTCTCGACCTCGTCAACGCCCATGGTGAAACCCGCCGCGCCGGGGATGAAGGAGCCAACCGGGTGTGGGTGTTTGAGGAGAATGAGGGGGAAGAGTGA
- a CDS encoding HD domain-containing protein — MSETHSASLSDLDLLTVRQLKTVAGPQPQPYRVHVQVEGNLVKETAQGKPYHEVKLTDGTESLVWRVFDGSPLFQEVQALKRGGWIELSAHWVDTGKFGMEPRNPAMRVLEDEEVQSLLAGDEETRERQREDYQAIVDFVQSMSDPRLKGLCSLFLQQHGDRFKRAAAARDYHHARRGGLVEHVSQMMRSAAKICEAYAELNRDLLLSGVLFHDCGKLWENNYLEGGFTMPYTLHGELIGHISLGMELVNKLWRQLIESDAAAAWATLQPQSELVRLHLLHLVGSHHGEMQFGSPVIPKTPEAVALHYVDNLDAKLEMFRKGYNTSAELGNGILERVRPLTSNLVRPLEVVVKNALDNHRDEEEEQN; from the coding sequence ATGTCTGAAACCCACAGCGCCTCCCTCTCTGATCTCGATCTCCTGACTGTGCGTCAGCTCAAGACGGTGGCGGGGCCGCAGCCGCAGCCGTACCGGGTGCATGTGCAGGTGGAGGGGAACTTGGTGAAGGAGACCGCGCAGGGGAAGCCGTACCATGAGGTGAAGCTGACGGACGGGACGGAGTCGCTCGTCTGGCGGGTGTTCGATGGCAGCCCGCTCTTTCAGGAGGTGCAGGCTCTGAAGCGCGGCGGCTGGATCGAGCTGTCTGCCCACTGGGTGGACACGGGCAAGTTCGGCATGGAGCCCCGCAACCCAGCCATGCGGGTGCTGGAGGACGAGGAGGTGCAGTCCCTCCTGGCGGGCGATGAAGAAACCCGGGAGCGGCAGCGGGAGGACTACCAGGCCATCGTGGACTTTGTGCAAAGCATGTCTGATCCCCGGCTCAAGGGTTTGTGCAGCCTGTTTCTCCAGCAACACGGCGACCGATTCAAGCGGGCGGCAGCGGCGCGGGACTATCATCACGCCCGCCGCGGCGGACTGGTGGAACACGTGTCCCAAATGATGCGCAGCGCGGCCAAGATCTGTGAAGCCTATGCGGAGCTCAATCGTGACCTGCTCCTGAGCGGCGTGTTGTTTCATGATTGCGGCAAGCTGTGGGAGAACAACTATCTGGAGGGCGGCTTTACCATGCCCTACACCCTGCATGGTGAACTCATCGGTCACATCTCTCTGGGCATGGAGCTGGTGAACAAGCTCTGGCGTCAGCTCATTGAAAGCGATGCCGCCGCTGCCTGGGCGACCCTGCAGCCGCAGAGCGAACTGGTGCGTCTGCACCTGCTGCACCTGGTGGGATCCCACCATGGGGAGATGCAGTTCGGCTCACCGGTGATTCCCAAAACCCCCGAGGCTGTGGCCCTGCACTATGTGGACAACCTGGATGCCAAGCTGGAGATGTTCCGCAAAGGCTACAACACCAGCGCCGAACTCGGCAACGGCATCCTGGAACGGGTGCGTCCGCTTACCTCGAACCTGGTCAGACCGTTGGAGGTGGTGGTGAAGAATGCTTTGGACAACCACAGAGACGAAGAGGAAGAACAAAATTAG
- a CDS encoding HNH endonuclease encodes MASGKRWNRDELLIVLNLYEKLPFGQFDQRQKVIQDVAKRLQRTASSLAMKLGNLASLDPVLHARGRKGLPGASELDKEVWTEFQRNRDVLVPESETRIRALFEAGVDDELDVVQGQGVKVRKRTLKMSPDAVTSVPAQVMARRGQQVFRQAVLNAYDSKCCITGLHIRELLVASHILPWSDSVEARLDHRNGLCLNRLHDAAFDQGLITLDEDLRVVVSRSLRSEFAASAVAAQFRDYEGVRIVTPWVELAPDPRYLAHHREHVFVG; translated from the coding sequence ATGGCGTCAGGAAAGCGGTGGAACCGGGACGAACTCCTCATCGTCTTGAATCTTTACGAGAAGCTCCCCTTTGGTCAGTTCGACCAAAGACAAAAAGTCATTCAAGATGTTGCAAAACGGCTTCAACGCACCGCCTCAAGCCTTGCGATGAAACTGGGCAATCTGGCGTCCCTTGATCCTGTTTTGCACGCAAGAGGACGCAAGGGCCTGCCAGGGGCTAGTGAGCTGGACAAGGAGGTGTGGACTGAATTTCAACGGAATCGGGACGTGCTCGTGCCGGAGAGCGAAACACGAATCCGTGCCTTGTTCGAGGCGGGTGTCGATGACGAGTTGGACGTGGTCCAGGGGCAAGGGGTCAAGGTGCGAAAGCGCACACTCAAGATGTCCCCGGACGCGGTCACCAGCGTGCCTGCCCAAGTTATGGCGCGCCGGGGTCAGCAGGTCTTTCGGCAGGCGGTGCTGAATGCGTACGACAGCAAGTGTTGCATTACGGGATTGCACATCAGAGAATTGCTCGTGGCGAGTCACATCTTGCCATGGAGTGATTCCGTCGAGGCACGGTTGGATCATCGTAACGGGCTTTGCCTCAATCGGCTTCACGATGCCGCGTTCGACCAGGGATTGATCACATTGGATGAGGACCTGAGAGTGGTCGTGAGCCGTTCACTTCGTTCGGAGTTTGCGGCGAGTGCGGTGGCGGCCCAGTTCCGGGATTATGAAGGCGTTCGAATTGTCACGCCATGGGTAGAGCTGGCTCCTGATCCGCGGTATCTGGCGCACCATCGGGAGCACGTGTTTGTTGGATAG